Genomic segment of Agrobacterium larrymoorei:
CCGATGCCTCTGGCCTGCGGATCGAGATCGACCGCCGTCGTGGCCGGGGTGCTGGCATCAATCCGGGTGGGCGCTTCGAGACGTTGCAGCATGAAGCCTTTGAAGATGGCTGGGATATTATCGAGGAATTGCCGGAGTTCAAGACGGATGTGCAGGTGGAAAAGCCTCGCACCATCATCACTCGCAACGAATCGCCCGACATTCCTTTCGATCGCTCCATAAATCCCTATCGCGGCTGCGAACATGGCTGCATCTATTGCTTCGCCCGGCCTACCCACAGCTATATGGGGCTTTCGGCGGGCCTTGATTTCGAGGCCAAGCTGTTTGCCAAGCCTGACGCGGCCAAGCTGCTGGAGCGTGAACTGGCAAAGCCCGGTTACAAGGCACGCGTCATCGCCATCGGTACCAATACCGACCCCTATCAGCCCATCGAGAAGGAATGGCGGATCATGCGCCAGATTCTCGAAGTGCTGGCCAAGGCGGAGCATCCTGTCGCCATCGTTACCAAGTCGGCCCTGATCACGCGTGATATCGATATTCTTGCGCCTATGGCGAAGAAGGGGCTGGTCAAGGTTGGCATATCGGTGACGACGCTGGATCGGAAGCTCGCCCGCAGCATGGAGCCGCGCGCATCCACGCCATCCAAACGGCTGGACGCGATCAAACAATTGAC
This window contains:
- a CDS encoding PA0069 family radical SAM protein; translated protein: MRQHVLTGQAAYQPSHKPDIANALADASGLRIEIDRRRGRGAGINPGGRFETLQHEAFEDGWDIIEELPEFKTDVQVEKPRTIITRNESPDIPFDRSINPYRGCEHGCIYCFARPTHSYMGLSAGLDFEAKLFAKPDAAKLLERELAKPGYKARVIAIGTNTDPYQPIEKEWRIMRQILEVLAKAEHPVAIVTKSALITRDIDILAPMAKKGLVKVGISVTTLDRKLARSMEPRASTPSKRLDAIKQLTEAGIPVAVMMAPVIPALNDHEIERVLDAGKAAGATEASYVLLRLPLEVSPLFRDWLLRNYPDRYRHVMSLVRSMRDGKDYDAEFGKRMKGAGPYAWQIGRRFEMATKRLGLIRRGIQLRDDLFVAPGGAGVQLSLL